The Moorella glycerini genomic interval ACACCGTTTCAATTCCTCATATGCCTCCTGCGGGGTAAATGCCTGCCTGTAAGGCCTGGCGGAGGTCATGGCGTCGTAAGCATCGGCCACACGAATAATGCGCGCCAGAAGCGGGATCTCCTCTCTTGAAAGGCCAGCCGGATAACCACCACCCCCAAAGTCTTCGTGATGGTGCCGTACGGCTGCAATGACCGCCGCAGGGAACCGGGCCGGTTCCAGGATCCTGGCGCCTACTTCAGGATGACCCTGCATCTCTTTTCTTTCTTCCGGGGTGAGGGGGCCCGGTTTAAGAAGAATGTCCTCTTGTATGCCAATTTTGCCCAGGTCGTGTAATAGGCCGGCCAGGTAAACCTGTTCCTCCTCTTCAGCACCAAGTCCCAGCATACGGGCGCAGGAGCGTGCCCATTGGGCTACCCGGATGGAATGCCCCCTCGTGTATACGTCCTTGGCCTCCAATGCCGTTGCCAGCGCCTGTACGGTACTCAGGTAGTACTCCCGCAGGGAGGAGTAAAGGCAGGCGTTCTCCAGCGCCAGCCCGACTTGAGCTGCAACAATACCCAGATACTCAAGTTCCTCTTCCGACCAGCGGCGCGGTAAAGGAGAATAAACCGTCAATGTGCCCAGAATCTTTCCGCCCGCTTTCACCGGCACCACAACCAGGGCCCGCATCTCCAGCGCGTAGTAGGACAGGTGCCTGCCAGACCCGTTGGCGGCCAGGTCCTCCACTACCACGGCTTCCCCTTTTTGGAGCACCTCACCAAGCAAGTTATCCTCCGGCCGGACGCGGGCAACCCTTTCCTGCAACTTGGGGTTCATACCCAGGCTGGCCCTCAGCACCAGTTCGCCGGTATTTTCGTCAAGCACCCGCAGGGCACACCACCGTGCACCCAGCACATCCCTCACACTCGCCAGAGCCGATTCAAGCACCAGGTCCACATCAAGGTGGCTCGATAACACCTGCCCTACTTCGATCAGCCGTTCCAGCATCGCTGCCCTTTCCCGCACCTTCCGGAAAAGCCGGGCATTTTCCAGCGCCAGCCCCAGAATGGTGCCCAGGGTGGTCAAGAAGATGGCTTCCTCTCCGGTGAAGCGCTGCCCCCCCGGCTTGCCTGCTAAGGTGAGTACCCCCGTTACCTTGCCCCCAGCAGTAAGAGGTACTGCAACTGCCGGCCGCTTTTCTTCGGGCGTGCTTTCTCCGGGACGGCTGTCAAAGTGCGCGGCGACGGCTTCCCGCTCAACCGCGGCTATTATTTCCCCTGCAGGAATTACCCTTAATTCGTTGTACGGCTCCAGGGTAGCCGCCACCTCAAGAGTCGCCGCCCCTGGTTCCGCTTCGCCCAGCATTATCACCGACCCGCTGGAAGCACCAGTCAATTCCAGCACCGCCTGAAGTCCCTGCCGGGCAGCTTCGGCCACCTGCAGGCTGCCGGAAACATTTTTGCTGAATTCAAAGAGAACGCTGAGTTCGTCTGCCTTTTTCTGCAGTTCTTGCCTGGTGTACAGCAGCTGAGCCACGGTTTCCGTTACTGCCCCCATCATCTCCGCCGCAGTCCAGAGCCGCTCTTCAGACCAGAGGGGTACCGTTCTGGCCGCCGCCAAAAGCTCCTCCCGGTCAATGCCTGTTTCCCGGGCCAGTTGCGCCACTGCCTCTTCTGTAAGCGGCTGCAGAGCTGCACTGCCACCCACCAGTACCGCCACCGTTTCTCCCGCTACCCGGAGGGGGACTGCCAGGTGCACCAGCCCGGCATGGCAAATGTCGAGAACTGCTCTCCCTGCCTCCAAGGCAGCCCTGGTAGAGACAACACGTGCAGCCGCGCACCTGGCTCTTCCTTCTGGATCAGCATTAAGCAAGGCGCAGAAAGAGCACATGTTGGAGATTTCCGTGAGCGGTTGTCCATCCGGGCAGGTGACCAGAGCTGCCAGTCCCAGAGCCTGGCTCATGCTCTCTTGCAGTCTTTGTAAGCCGATCTGTTTCAGTTCTTCGTAGTACTGCATTAATTTCCCTCTCTCCATGAAAGGAACCACATACCTCCTGCTGGGAGTGCTCGCCAGAAAAGGCCTGCTTGCCGGACCGGCTGTCCCGCGAGAGAGTTAAATGCCGGCCCTTTGGCGGCCTTTCTTTGCCTCCTTGTCCGCGTACATCCTGGCGTCGGCCACTGCGAGCAGCGCATCTACGTCTTTTCCGTCTGCCGGAAACCGCGCCAGTCCCACCGATAGGCTCAAGGGTATCTCCGTGCCGGAAAAGCGTATCGCTTTCAGGTGCCTCTCAAGCCGGGCCCGGAGTGTCTCCAGGCGCGGCCCTTTACCCGGGAAGAGGATGACGAATTCGTCGCCCCCATAGCGGGCCGTTACATCCCCTTCCCGGACGCTTTTCTGGATAGCCTGAGCCACCCGTTTCAGGGCTTCATCCCCATACTGATGTCCCCAGGTGTCGTTGATTTTCTTCATGTTGTCCAGGTCTAAAATAGCCAGCACCGGGCTGCGCTTCCCTTCCTGGGCTTCCTTTAGCACGCTCTCCGCCAAGGCAAAAAAGGCCCGCCGGTTGTATAGGCCGGTAAGCGGGTCGCTTTCGGCTTCGCGCTGGTAACGGCATGAAGCCCGGGCCAGTTCCATGACCATCAACACCATCGAATATAGGACTAAAAAGGTACCGGTGTTGGAAAGAATAAGTTCGCCCACTATTCTTTTGAGCAATGTAGAGAGGCGGAAAAACTCTCCCAGAAGGTCCAGGGAAATGCCGGCCAGCACCAAGGGCAGGCCGATAAAAAGCAGAACCACGGCCGTTCTCTTTCTAACTCTCAGTTGAGAGGTACGGATAAACCATACCAGCCAGACGAGTATCAGGAGGTAAATAAAAAATTTACTCCCTTTGCAAGCCACTCGCAGCCAGTCGATGAGATAGACCCCTTCTAAATTCATTCCCTTTTCCCCGGCAGAAAATATTACCGCTATACAGCCGCCTTATCGGCGACTACGGCTTTTTCTAAAAGCTCTCCCATTGCTGTTACAGCACATAGATTTTCTGTGAAGCACACGCCTCAAACATTTTGAGGAGGGTTAAACCTTGCGGTTAAATGCGTATAATTTTATGGTTCTATGAGGACCCGCCCCAGGTTCTCTAGAACGGCCAGGCCGTCCATTCCCGGGAGGTGGATGTCGAGGATCACCAGGTCGTACGGTCCTCCTTTTCCCCTAGCTTTAACCAGCGCCTCCTGGCCGCTGGCAGCTTCGTCCACCAGGTAGCCCTTCTCCTCCAGTGTTCTCCTGGAG includes:
- a CDS encoding HD domain-containing phosphohydrolase, which produces MQYYEELKQIGLQRLQESMSQALGLAALVTCPDGQPLTEISNMCSFCALLNADPEGRARCAAARVVSTRAALEAGRAVLDICHAGLVHLAVPLRVAGETVAVLVGGSAALQPLTEEAVAQLARETGIDREELLAAARTVPLWSEERLWTAAEMMGAVTETVAQLLYTRQELQKKADELSVLFEFSKNVSGSLQVAEAARQGLQAVLELTGASSGSVIMLGEAEPGAATLEVAATLEPYNELRVIPAGEIIAAVEREAVAAHFDSRPGESTPEEKRPAVAVPLTAGGKVTGVLTLAGKPGGQRFTGEEAIFLTTLGTILGLALENARLFRKVRERAAMLERLIEVGQVLSSHLDVDLVLESALASVRDVLGARWCALRVLDENTGELVLRASLGMNPKLQERVARVRPEDNLLGEVLQKGEAVVVEDLAANGSGRHLSYYALEMRALVVVPVKAGGKILGTLTVYSPLPRRWSEEELEYLGIVAAQVGLALENACLYSSLREYYLSTVQALATALEAKDVYTRGHSIRVAQWARSCARMLGLGAEEEEQVYLAGLLHDLGKIGIQEDILLKPGPLTPEERKEMQGHPEVGARILEPARFPAAVIAAVRHHHEDFGGGGYPAGLSREEIPLLARIIRVADAYDAMTSARPYRQAFTPQEAYEELKRCAGRQFDPRVVEAFLRIPQEEMEDIAIRGGGHPDSFAWRNTFFTEAAALTRSGSYYGGESNDRSG
- a CDS encoding response regulator gives rise to the protein MLTLPEKSVLLVEDSTLTRFSSRRTLEEKGYLVDEAASGQEALVKARGKGGPYDLVILDIHLPGMDGLAVLENLGRVLIEP
- a CDS encoding GGDEF domain-containing protein, which produces MNLEGVYLIDWLRVACKGSKFFIYLLILVWLVWFIRTSQLRVRKRTAVVLLFIGLPLVLAGISLDLLGEFFRLSTLLKRIVGELILSNTGTFLVLYSMVLMVMELARASCRYQREAESDPLTGLYNRRAFFALAESVLKEAQEGKRSPVLAILDLDNMKKINDTWGHQYGDEALKRVAQAIQKSVREGDVTARYGGDEFVILFPGKGPRLETLRARLERHLKAIRFSGTEIPLSLSVGLARFPADGKDVDALLAVADARMYADKEAKKGRQRAGI